A stretch of Stenotrophomonas indicatrix DNA encodes these proteins:
- a CDS encoding transporter: MHTLYRLTPLALAALAATAFAQQPAPSDGADMQALIAQLEQLKANYAQEVRRLRELDMQVQAMQARLSGRAGPGTTPAAPLAPAAASAVPPSSEGYASSAAEAQQAKQEARRSVDDVKQQQAALFSRRFTIENGLTYARYDRKQLTLNGFLALDAIFLGNIAIENVESDSLTYNLAARWGVSPNLTLNMDVPYLARRTVYQKGGAGGAAAAIAQEETNGSGIGDVSLSANYRLFSERGWRPETVLTGGVTAPTGRAPYGLDWKVIERDDDDYIRFAVPQEQPTGNGVWQANLGVSMVKTADPAILFANAGYIHSFPRGFSDIDSNPDTVNPGDVKLGGSVYFGAGVAFAFNERTSLSISFSDKISTRASTRFKGGEWVKVIGSDANAASLNLGVTYALNQHTTLVTLLGIGLTPDAPDFTLAFKVPYML, translated from the coding sequence ATGCACACTCTCTACCGGCTTACTCCGCTGGCGCTGGCGGCGCTGGCGGCCACTGCCTTCGCCCAGCAGCCTGCGCCCAGTGATGGCGCCGACATGCAGGCATTGATCGCGCAACTGGAACAGCTCAAGGCCAATTACGCACAGGAGGTACGACGCCTGCGCGAACTGGACATGCAGGTGCAGGCGATGCAGGCGCGGCTGAGCGGTCGCGCAGGCCCCGGTACGACGCCCGCTGCGCCGTTGGCGCCGGCTGCGGCATCCGCGGTACCGCCCAGCAGCGAAGGCTATGCCAGCAGCGCGGCCGAGGCACAGCAGGCCAAGCAGGAGGCCCGGCGCAGCGTGGATGACGTCAAGCAGCAGCAGGCGGCATTGTTCTCGCGCCGGTTCACCATCGAAAACGGCCTCACCTATGCACGCTACGACCGCAAGCAGCTCACGCTCAACGGGTTCCTCGCCCTGGATGCGATCTTCCTTGGCAACATCGCGATCGAGAACGTCGAATCCGATTCGTTGACCTACAACCTGGCCGCGCGCTGGGGCGTCAGCCCCAACCTCACCTTGAACATGGACGTGCCGTACCTGGCACGGCGCACGGTCTACCAGAAGGGCGGTGCCGGCGGTGCCGCGGCGGCGATCGCGCAGGAAGAAACCAACGGCAGCGGCATCGGCGATGTCAGCCTGAGTGCCAATTACCGGCTGTTCTCCGAACGCGGCTGGCGCCCGGAGACGGTGCTGACCGGTGGCGTTACCGCACCAACGGGGCGCGCACCCTATGGGCTGGACTGGAAAGTAATCGAGCGCGATGACGATGACTACATCCGCTTCGCAGTGCCGCAGGAACAGCCGACCGGCAACGGCGTGTGGCAGGCCAACCTGGGCGTATCGATGGTGAAGACCGCCGATCCGGCGATCCTGTTCGCCAACGCCGGCTACATCCATTCGTTCCCGCGCGGTTTCAGCGATATCGACAGCAACCCGGATACGGTCAACCCCGGCGATGTGAAACTGGGCGGTTCGGTGTACTTCGGTGCCGGCGTGGCATTCGCGTTCAACGAGCGCACCAGCCTGAGCATTTCCTTCAGCGACAAGATCAGCACGCGCGCCTCGACCCGGTTCAAGGGCGGTGAATGGGTGAAGGTGATCGGCAGCGATGCCAATGCGGCCTCGCTCAATCTCGGCGTGACCTACGCGTTGAACCAGCACACCACGCTGGTGACGCTGCTGGGCATCGGCCTGACCCCGGATGCGCCGGACTTCACCCTGGCATTCAAGGTGCCGTACATGTTGTAA
- a CDS encoding sigma-54 interaction domain-containing protein yields MAASLEIPSRCAIWFGQPQAAERGALAAAGWQLRCVSPAPAMAIGLRGRDHLVAIVDLRHLDADAVQLLLPWIERHHHLPWLAVLPPGLGSAPPAWGPLLRACRDQFALPLELHDLLSAMQRQSEGDDALPHMVRESGNLPALIGDSTALLSVRASLHKFAPVDLPVLVTGETGTGKELAAQALHALSGRAGKPFLAINCGAIPANLVQSELFGHERGAFTGAAQRRIGLFESAHGGTVFLDEVGDLPADAQTSLLRVLQEGTLERVGSNQPLRVDVRVLAATHVELEQAVAQGHFRRDLYYRLNVLRLPMPALRERGSDVLLLAEHFLRSFRQRHPGRARGFDPGARQAMRGFDWPGNVRELLNRVQRAAIVAEGELINAADLDLAEPDAPARRALLQDARGQVERDVLLQALRQHGYNVSACARHMQISRVTIYRLCRKHHLELPAQR; encoded by the coding sequence ATGGCGGCAAGCCTGGAGATTCCATCGCGTTGCGCAATCTGGTTCGGCCAACCGCAGGCAGCCGAGCGGGGTGCGCTGGCGGCGGCCGGTTGGCAACTGCGCTGCGTCAGCCCTGCCCCTGCCATGGCCATCGGCCTGCGCGGCCGCGACCACCTGGTGGCCATCGTCGATCTGCGTCACCTTGATGCCGACGCCGTGCAGCTGCTGCTGCCGTGGATCGAGCGGCATCACCACCTGCCCTGGCTCGCCGTGCTGCCCCCTGGACTGGGCAGCGCTCCGCCCGCGTGGGGGCCGCTGCTGCGCGCGTGCCGCGACCAGTTCGCGCTGCCGCTGGAACTGCACGATCTGCTGTCGGCAATGCAGCGGCAATCCGAGGGCGACGACGCGTTGCCGCACATGGTCCGCGAGTCCGGCAACCTGCCGGCGCTGATCGGCGACAGCACCGCCCTGCTGTCGGTGCGCGCCTCCCTGCATAAATTCGCTCCGGTCGACCTGCCGGTGCTGGTCACCGGCGAGACCGGCACCGGCAAGGAGCTGGCCGCACAGGCGCTGCATGCCTTGTCCGGGCGCGCCGGCAAACCGTTCCTGGCGATCAACTGCGGCGCGATCCCTGCCAATCTGGTGCAGTCCGAACTGTTCGGCCACGAGCGTGGGGCCTTCACCGGTGCCGCCCAACGCCGCATCGGACTGTTTGAAAGTGCCCACGGCGGCACCGTGTTCCTCGATGAAGTCGGCGACCTGCCCGCCGACGCACAGACCAGCCTGCTGCGGGTGCTGCAGGAGGGGACGCTGGAACGGGTCGGCAGCAACCAGCCGCTGCGTGTGGACGTGCGCGTACTGGCAGCCACCCACGTCGAACTCGAACAGGCGGTGGCCCAGGGCCACTTCCGCCGGGACCTTTACTACCGCCTCAATGTCCTGCGCTTGCCGATGCCCGCGCTACGCGAACGTGGCAGCGATGTCCTGCTGCTGGCCGAGCACTTCCTGCGCTCCTTCCGCCAGCGCCACCCCGGCCGCGCACGCGGGTTTGATCCCGGTGCACGCCAGGCCATGCGCGGGTTCGACTGGCCCGGCAACGTACGTGAGTTGTTGAATCGCGTGCAGCGGGCAGCGATCGTGGCCGAAGGCGAGCTGATCAACGCCGCTGACCTGGACCTGGCAGAGCCGGACGCCCCTGCGCGGCGCGCGCTGCTGCAGGATGCGCGTGGCCAGGTGGAGCGCGATGTACTGCTGCAGGCCCTGCGCCAGCATGGCTACAACGTGTCGGCGTGTGCGCGGCACATGCAGATCTCGCGGGTCACGATATACCGGTTGTGCCGCAAGCATCATCTGGAGCTGCCGGCGCAGCGCTGA
- a CDS encoding DMT family transporter — translation MSTSSPRIATTSPRIALGGIGLAAIGAIAASGKAIIVKLGLRHGVDATTLLALRMLMALPLFALMAVWASRRAERLSWADRARVLWLGFTGYYLSSLLDFQGLQYISVTLERLILYLNPTLVLLINVLLARQRPGRWQVGALVLSYLGVLIAFGHDLQREGGQIILGSLLVLGSALSYALYLFGSGQVVARIGAVRLTAYASCVASVLVLLHFTITHPLPLLWQAPAAVQWLSLINATVCTVLPVLAIMLAVQRVGSSLAAQVGMLGPVSTIVMSLWLLDEPMGPAQIAGTVLVLIGVLLVTRLRR, via the coding sequence ATGTCCACTTCTTCCCCCCGTATCGCCACCACGTCCCCGCGCATCGCTCTGGGCGGCATCGGCCTGGCTGCGATCGGCGCCATTGCCGCCTCTGGCAAGGCGATCATCGTCAAGCTGGGGCTGCGCCACGGCGTGGACGCGACCACGCTGCTGGCGCTGCGCATGCTGATGGCGCTGCCGCTGTTCGCGTTGATGGCGGTGTGGGCCTCGCGCCGTGCCGAGCGACTGTCCTGGGCCGACCGCGCGCGCGTGCTGTGGCTTGGCTTCACCGGTTACTACCTGTCCAGCCTGCTGGATTTCCAGGGTCTGCAGTACATCAGCGTGACCCTGGAACGGTTGATCCTGTACTTGAACCCGACCCTGGTGCTGCTGATCAACGTGCTGCTGGCGCGGCAGCGGCCGGGTCGGTGGCAGGTCGGCGCGCTGGTGCTCAGCTATCTCGGCGTGCTGATCGCGTTCGGCCATGACCTGCAGCGGGAGGGTGGGCAGATCATCCTCGGCAGCCTGCTGGTGCTGGGCAGTGCGCTCAGCTATGCGCTGTATCTGTTCGGCAGCGGCCAGGTGGTCGCCCGTATCGGCGCGGTGCGTCTGACCGCCTACGCCAGCTGCGTGGCCAGCGTACTGGTGCTGCTGCATTTCACCATTACCCATCCGCTGCCGTTGCTGTGGCAGGCCCCCGCTGCCGTGCAGTGGCTGTCGCTGATCAACGCGACGGTCTGCACCGTGCTGCCGGTGCTGGCGATCATGCTGGCGGTGCAGCGCGTCGGCTCGTCGCTGGCTGCGCAGGTGGGTATGCTGGGCCCGGTTTCCACCATCGTGATGAGCCTATGGCTGCTCGACGAACCGATGGGGCCGGCGCAGATCGCCGGCACCGTGCTGGTCCTGATCGGCGTGCTGCTGGTGACGCGGCTGCGCCGCTGA
- a CDS encoding C39 family peptidase: MAGHRWWLRLLPCLLLLTSACGWAGEVVFSGVLPNGALLQQKVESMQERRYRNLVRQHTDYSCGAAALATILRYAYHLDTTEATVIEGMMGVSDPQLVKERGFSLLDIKRYVESLGMRGRGYRIDESRLRTLRVPGLVLMDVRGFRHFVVLKQVRDGVVEVADPILGNRSLSLAEFSAAWPSRAVFVVIGSDFDRNTVLLQPSERPSARALYARQGPITDAELVDFGFSHADLF; encoded by the coding sequence ATGGCCGGTCATCGCTGGTGGTTGCGTCTGCTGCCCTGCCTGCTGCTGCTGACCAGCGCATGTGGCTGGGCAGGCGAGGTGGTGTTCAGCGGGGTGCTGCCCAATGGCGCGCTGCTGCAGCAGAAGGTGGAAAGCATGCAGGAGCGGCGTTATCGCAACCTGGTGCGGCAGCACACCGACTACAGCTGCGGGGCGGCCGCTCTGGCCACCATCCTGCGTTATGCCTACCACCTGGACACCACCGAGGCGACGGTGATCGAGGGAATGATGGGGGTATCGGATCCACAGCTGGTCAAGGAACGCGGTTTTTCACTGCTGGACATCAAACGCTATGTCGAATCGCTGGGCATGCGTGGACGCGGTTATCGCATCGATGAATCGCGCCTGCGCACGTTGCGGGTTCCTGGACTGGTGCTGATGGATGTACGCGGCTTCCGGCATTTCGTCGTGCTCAAGCAGGTGCGCGACGGGGTGGTGGAAGTGGCCGATCCGATCCTGGGCAACCGCAGCCTGTCACTGGCCGAGTTCAGTGCCGCCTGGCCGTCACGCGCCGTTTTCGTCGTGATCGGCAGCGACTTCGATCGCAATACGGTGCTGCTGCAACCCAGCGAACGGCCCAGTGCCCGCGCGTTGTATGCGCGGCAGGGACCGATCACCGACGCCGAACTGGTCGACTTCGGCTTCAGCCACGCCGACCTGTTCTGA
- a CDS encoding C40 family peptidase: MHITPVSSGTRRLLAPALLLALPLLLTACGGGKAVRSAPPPPAASWPSTTPDNPEAANSVLMRAISLVGTPYRYGGNTPESGFDCSGLVAYVYREMLDLKLPRTSRDLAAVQGPKIDPKRLATGDLVFFGSRGSVSHVGIYVGEGRFVHAPSTGGTVRLDSLSGPYWKDHYTGAKRVLR, encoded by the coding sequence ATGCACATCACGCCAGTTTCGTCCGGCACGCGCCGGCTCCTCGCGCCCGCCCTGCTGCTGGCCCTGCCCCTGCTGCTGACCGCCTGCGGCGGCGGCAAGGCCGTCCGTTCCGCACCGCCGCCGCCTGCGGCCAGCTGGCCCAGCACCACGCCGGACAACCCCGAGGCCGCCAATTCAGTGCTGATGCGCGCCATCAGCCTGGTCGGCACCCCCTATCGCTACGGTGGCAACACGCCCGAATCCGGCTTCGACTGCAGCGGCCTGGTCGCTTACGTCTATCGTGAAATGCTGGACCTGAAGCTGCCGCGGACCTCACGCGACCTGGCGGCGGTACAGGGGCCGAAGATCGACCCGAAGCGCTTGGCAACCGGCGATCTGGTCTTTTTTGGCAGTCGCGGCAGTGTCAGCCACGTCGGTATCTACGTGGGCGAAGGTCGATTCGTGCACGCCCCGAGCACCGGCGGAACGGTGCGCCTGGATTCGCTCAGTGGCCCCTATTGGAAGGACCACTACACAGGGGCGAAACGCGTCCTTCGCTAA
- a CDS encoding dicarboxylate/amino acid:cation symporter: protein MKLVSAWLRIPFWQRVVGGFVLGALAGWALGPAAETWLGPLGELYVTLIKMIAVPLVFFAVINAISSLHGQKSVAALSGRTFLWFVITAALAVCVGLGVGTVLQPGAGGLQLSMASNYVPREVPSVVQVLLDVVPSNVFYALSGIGTKVNAAGETVLAAGRGSILPVIFFAGLVGFAIVKLGEKVTEARKLVGQMSDIMIQVTRFVLEVTPIGTFGLIAGLVGSYGFEKLLPLGHFVLALYVACALHIVVVYSALLLAHGLNPLKFFRGAAPGMQVAFVSSSSFAAMPVALRSITHNLGVNKDYGSFAVPLGASIKMDGCGAIYPALCAVFIAQYSGVPLTPEQYVVVLIASVLGSFGTAGVPGTAVIMATVVLSAANLPLETIGYLYAIDRILDMMRTMTNVTGQMLVPVLVAKETGLLDQTVYDNPSTNVGIDDPDPSPPRA from the coding sequence ATGAAGCTGGTCTCTGCCTGGCTGCGGATTCCATTCTGGCAGCGCGTGGTCGGTGGCTTCGTGCTCGGTGCGCTGGCCGGCTGGGCGCTTGGCCCAGCTGCTGAAACCTGGCTCGGCCCGCTCGGCGAGCTGTACGTCACGCTGATCAAGATGATCGCGGTGCCGCTGGTGTTCTTCGCGGTCATCAACGCGATCTCTTCGCTGCACGGCCAGAAATCGGTCGCCGCGCTCAGCGGGCGCACGTTCCTGTGGTTCGTGATCACTGCCGCGCTGGCGGTATGCGTGGGCCTGGGCGTGGGTACGGTGCTGCAGCCCGGCGCCGGTGGCCTGCAGCTGTCGATGGCCAGCAACTATGTGCCGCGCGAAGTGCCCAGCGTGGTGCAGGTGCTGCTGGATGTGGTGCCATCCAACGTGTTCTACGCGCTGTCGGGTATCGGCACCAAGGTCAACGCCGCCGGTGAGACCGTGCTGGCCGCGGGCCGTGGTTCGATCCTGCCGGTGATCTTCTTCGCTGGCCTGGTCGGCTTTGCCATCGTCAAGCTTGGCGAGAAGGTGACCGAGGCGCGCAAGCTGGTCGGGCAGATGAGCGACATCATGATCCAGGTGACCCGCTTCGTGCTGGAAGTCACCCCGATCGGCACCTTCGGCCTGATTGCCGGCCTGGTCGGCAGCTACGGCTTCGAGAAGCTGCTGCCGCTGGGCCACTTCGTGCTGGCGCTGTACGTGGCCTGCGCGCTGCACATCGTGGTGGTGTACAGCGCGCTGCTGCTGGCGCATGGCCTGAACCCGCTGAAGTTTTTCCGTGGCGCGGCGCCGGGCATGCAGGTGGCCTTCGTCAGTTCCTCCAGCTTCGCGGCGATGCCGGTCGCGCTGCGCTCGATCACCCACAACCTGGGCGTGAACAAGGACTACGGTTCGTTCGCGGTGCCGCTGGGCGCGAGCATCAAGATGGACGGCTGCGGTGCGATCTATCCGGCGCTGTGCGCGGTGTTCATCGCCCAGTACAGCGGTGTGCCGCTGACGCCGGAGCAGTACGTGGTGGTGCTGATCGCTTCGGTGTTGGGCAGCTTCGGCACCGCCGGCGTGCCGGGTACGGCGGTGATCATGGCAACGGTGGTGCTGAGCGCGGCCAACCTGCCGCTGGAAACCATCGGTTACCTGTATGCGATCGACCGCATCCTGGACATGATGCGCACGATGACCAACGTGACCGGACAGATGCTGGTGCCGGTGCTGGTGGCCAAGGAAACCGGCCTGCTCGACCAGACGGTGTACGACAACCCGTCCACCAACGTCGGTATCGATGATCCCGACCCGAGTCCGCCGCGCGCCTGA
- the gorA gene encoding glutathione-disulfide reductase — translation MNTPSYDYDLIVLGGGSAGLAGAIRAAQHGKRVALLEPGELGGTCVNVGCVPKKAMWLAADLAERIGLASAMGFDVAPRPALSWKELVIHRQAYISNIHTSYHKRLDETGVVRIPARGHLLDAHTVACSDGVRYSAAQILIATGAHPQRPDIPGAELGLVSDDFFDLRAAPAEVAIIGGGYIAVELAGLLQALGSKVSLLVRGSRLLERFDYELTAQLAENLRQQGVRIHFDYRLRELKRDGERVRAFGHDGPIDSVFDAVFFATGRRGNSKDLGLEALGIGIGEHQQVEVDTWQTTAVPSVHAVGDIAGKVGLTPVAVAAARRLMDRLFGGRPDAKMDYDNVASVVFSHPPLGAVGMSEEDARARFEQVTVYHSRFRPMLQALANGTQRSLFKMVCAGPEERVVGVHLLGEAADEILQGFAVAVKMGATKAQFDDTVAIHPTSAEEVVLMR, via the coding sequence ATGAATACTCCCTCTTATGATTACGATCTGATCGTCCTTGGCGGCGGTTCCGCTGGCCTGGCCGGTGCCATCCGCGCTGCGCAGCATGGCAAGCGGGTTGCCCTGCTGGAGCCGGGTGAACTGGGGGGGACCTGCGTGAATGTCGGGTGCGTGCCGAAGAAGGCGATGTGGCTGGCCGCCGATCTGGCCGAGCGCATCGGCCTGGCCAGCGCGATGGGCTTCGACGTGGCGCCGCGTCCGGCGCTGTCGTGGAAGGAACTGGTGATCCACCGCCAGGCCTACATCAGCAACATCCACACCAGCTATCACAAGCGCCTGGATGAAACCGGCGTGGTGCGCATCCCTGCCCGCGGCCATCTGCTGGATGCGCACACGGTGGCGTGCAGTGATGGCGTGCGTTACAGCGCTGCGCAGATCCTCATCGCCACCGGCGCCCATCCGCAGCGGCCGGACATTCCCGGCGCCGAACTGGGCCTGGTATCCGACGATTTCTTCGACCTGCGTGCGGCACCGGCCGAGGTCGCCATCATCGGCGGCGGCTACATCGCCGTGGAACTTGCCGGGCTGTTGCAGGCGCTGGGCAGCAAGGTGAGCCTGCTGGTACGTGGCAGCCGCCTGCTGGAGCGCTTCGACTACGAGCTGACCGCGCAGTTGGCAGAGAACCTGCGCCAGCAGGGCGTGCGCATCCACTTCGATTACCGTCTGCGTGAGTTGAAGCGCGACGGCGAACGCGTGCGCGCGTTCGGCCATGACGGCCCGATCGACAGTGTGTTCGACGCGGTGTTCTTCGCTACCGGCCGGCGCGGCAACAGCAAGGATCTCGGCCTGGAAGCACTGGGCATCGGCATCGGCGAACACCAGCAGGTGGAGGTGGACACGTGGCAGACCACGGCGGTGCCAAGCGTGCATGCGGTCGGTGACATCGCAGGCAAGGTCGGCCTGACGCCGGTCGCCGTGGCTGCAGCGCGACGCCTGATGGATCGTCTGTTTGGTGGTCGCCCGGATGCGAAGATGGATTACGACAACGTGGCCAGCGTGGTGTTCTCGCACCCGCCGCTGGGCGCGGTAGGCATGAGCGAGGAAGATGCACGTGCGCGCTTCGAGCAGGTGACCGTGTACCACAGCCGGTTCCGGCCGATGCTGCAGGCGCTGGCCAACGGCACCCAGCGCAGTCTGTTCAAGATGGTCTGCGCCGGCCCAGAGGAGCGCGTGGTGGGCGTGCACCTGCTCGGCGAAGCGGCCGACGAGATCCTGCAGGGTTTCGCGGTGGCGGTGAAGATGGGTGCGACCAAGGCCCAGTTCGACGACACGGTGGCGATTCACCCGACGTCTGCTGAAGAAGTGGTGTTGATGCGCTGA
- a CDS encoding DUF418 domain-containing protein, whose product MTDLHAGCPVNTASPSLQPVASGERIAVLDILRGFALLGILLMNIEALSGPLDLAFTGIDAHWQGIDYWADAFVYVFVQGKFFTLFSLLFGAGFAVMAQRAEAAGRQFTPFYLRRSAGLLLIGLCHALLVWSGDILVLYALASLPLLACREAPRSWLPWMGLLVYALGVALMLLVGAMVSMATPQDLQKMLVDAQQGIDQQRLVYGQGDWMQANVQRLHEFGASLGGMFISGPEVLGMFLLGAWFAGSGALTAPERFPRLYAGLRWIALPLGLLATLAGVLWKPYLAPGVYDLPTTAAMALVAVGGVPMCLGYLAWIVHWRARMGWLAPVGRMALTHYLAQSVVCTLLFYHYGLGWFDVLPRAWQLLLALLLFAAQVIFSHLWLRRFRFGPMEWLWRAMTYRQWPALRRGAGQA is encoded by the coding sequence ATGACGGACCTGCACGCCGGATGCCCCGTGAACACCGCTTCCCCTTCCCTGCAACCGGTGGCTTCCGGCGAACGCATCGCCGTGCTGGACATACTGCGTGGCTTCGCCCTGCTGGGCATCCTGCTGATGAACATCGAGGCCCTCAGCGGGCCGCTGGACCTGGCCTTTACGGGCATCGACGCGCATTGGCAGGGCATCGACTACTGGGCCGATGCCTTCGTCTATGTGTTCGTGCAGGGAAAATTCTTCACCCTGTTCTCGCTGCTGTTCGGGGCGGGCTTTGCGGTGATGGCCCAGCGCGCCGAGGCAGCGGGCCGCCAGTTCACTCCGTTCTACCTGCGCCGCAGCGCCGGGCTGCTGCTGATCGGCCTGTGCCATGCACTGCTGGTCTGGTCGGGCGACATCCTGGTGTTGTATGCGCTGGCCTCGCTGCCATTGCTGGCCTGCCGTGAGGCACCGCGCAGCTGGCTGCCCTGGATGGGGTTGCTGGTGTATGCACTGGGTGTTGCGCTGATGCTGCTGGTCGGCGCGATGGTGTCGATGGCCACCCCGCAGGACCTGCAGAAGATGCTGGTCGACGCGCAGCAGGGCATCGACCAGCAACGCCTGGTGTACGGCCAGGGTGACTGGATGCAGGCCAACGTGCAGCGCCTGCATGAGTTCGGCGCGTCGCTGGGTGGCATGTTCATCTCCGGGCCCGAAGTGCTGGGCATGTTCCTGTTGGGGGCCTGGTTCGCCGGCAGCGGCGCATTGACCGCGCCGGAGCGTTTTCCGCGGTTGTATGCCGGCCTGCGCTGGATCGCATTGCCGCTGGGCCTGCTGGCCACCCTGGCAGGTGTGTTGTGGAAGCCGTATCTGGCGCCGGGTGTCTATGACCTGCCGACCACTGCGGCAATGGCACTGGTGGCCGTGGGCGGTGTGCCGATGTGCCTGGGCTACCTGGCCTGGATCGTGCACTGGCGCGCGCGCATGGGCTGGCTGGCGCCGGTCGGTCGGATGGCGTTGACCCATTACCTTGCCCAATCGGTGGTCTGCACGCTGCTGTTCTATCACTACGGGTTGGGATGGTTCGACGTGCTGCCGCGTGCCTGGCAGCTGCTGTTGGCACTGCTGCTGTTTGCAGCGCAGGTGATCTTCAGCCATCTGTGGCTGCGCCGTTTCCGCTTTGGTCCGATGGAATGGCTGTGGCGTGCGATGACGTACCGGCAGTGGCCAGCACTGCGCCGTGGGGCCGGGCAGGCGTGA
- a CDS encoding FKBP-type peptidyl-prolyl cis-trans isomerase — MKIEKDRVVRFHYTVSEAGQEPIESSKDRGEPLAILIGHGNIIPGLENAMMDKEAGATFDVDVKAADAYGERRDGLSQRVPKKHFGTAKLVPGQQVVLQTNFGPRAVTVQKVGMSVVDVDLNHPMAGKDLHFDVEIVDVREAGKEELEHGHVHGDGGHQH; from the coding sequence ATGAAGATCGAAAAAGACCGCGTTGTCCGCTTCCACTACACCGTCTCCGAGGCCGGCCAGGAGCCGATCGAATCGTCCAAGGACCGCGGCGAGCCGCTGGCGATCCTGATCGGCCACGGCAACATCATTCCGGGCCTGGAAAACGCCATGATGGACAAGGAAGCCGGCGCGACCTTCGACGTCGACGTCAAGGCGGCCGATGCCTACGGCGAGCGCCGTGATGGCCTGTCCCAGCGCGTGCCGAAGAAGCACTTCGGTACCGCCAAGCTGGTCCCGGGCCAGCAGGTCGTGCTGCAGACCAACTTCGGCCCGCGTGCCGTGACCGTGCAGAAGGTCGGCATGAGCGTGGTCGACGTCGACCTGAACCATCCGATGGCCGGCAAGGACCTGCATTTCGACGTCGAGATCGTCGACGTGCGCGAAGCCGGCAAGGAAGAGCTCGAACACGGCCACGTCCACGGCGACGGTGGTCACCAGCACTGA
- a CDS encoding C40 family peptidase, which translates to MTTNDPTCQGQTAASSRSVRPLLLGLALCLTSLPAWSQSAPTRTDATPAATAETAPRAAAKADATAPQRSRADAAASATLAALLPHLAANDTIPLMDRSAMVAGDLSRLLANYDTSSAANGSVVVGNAADNGKVQSLLRRAMTLLGTPYRWGGSNPDSGFDCSGLVGYVFRSALGIELPRVSREMAHDANAELINDRAALAAGDLVFFGRKGRVDHVGIYVGDGRFLHAPSTGKDVRVDTLLSGYWGNKFMQARRVDL; encoded by the coding sequence GTGACGACAAACGACCCGACGTGCCAAGGCCAGACCGCCGCTTCTTCGCGTAGTGTCCGCCCGCTTCTGCTGGGCCTGGCATTGTGTCTGACCAGCCTTCCCGCCTGGTCGCAGTCCGCTCCCACCCGTACCGATGCGACCCCGGCTGCCACCGCCGAGACCGCCCCCCGCGCAGCCGCCAAGGCCGACGCCACCGCTCCGCAGCGCAGCCGCGCCGATGCCGCCGCCAGCGCCACCCTGGCCGCCCTGCTGCCGCACCTGGCCGCCAATGACACCATTCCCCTGATGGACCGCTCGGCCATGGTGGCCGGTGACCTCAGCCGCCTCCTCGCCAATTACGACACCAGCAGCGCCGCCAATGGCAGCGTCGTGGTCGGCAACGCTGCCGACAACGGCAAGGTACAGTCGTTGCTGCGCCGGGCCATGACCCTGCTCGGCACCCCGTACCGTTGGGGTGGCAGCAATCCGGACAGTGGCTTCGACTGCAGTGGCCTGGTCGGTTACGTGTTCCGCTCGGCCCTGGGCATCGAGCTGCCGCGCGTCTCGCGCGAAATGGCGCACGACGCCAATGCCGAACTGATCAACGACCGCGCCGCGCTGGCTGCAGGCGATCTGGTGTTCTTCGGCCGCAAGGGCCGGGTCGACCACGTCGGCATCTACGTGGGCGATGGCCGCTTCCTGCACGCCCCAAGCACCGGCAAGGACGTCCGCGTCGACACCCTGCTCAGTGGCTACTGGGGCAACAAGTTCATGCAGGCCCGCCGGGTCGACCTCTGA